In Marasmius oreades isolate 03SP1 chromosome 1, whole genome shotgun sequence, one DNA window encodes the following:
- a CDS encoding uncharacterized protein (CAZy:GT8): MPQRIRAAYVTLLTKIDYLAGVLVLHQSLEAVASRYPLVVMVTPTVTEEVRKILLKQGIKLFDVEHLIPKESRHTLAAIDARFSDTWTKLRVFGLDEFERVVLLDADMIVMKNMDELMDLPLKDDEIAAAHVCACNPRKFQHYPEDWIPENCAHTSVQHPLAPPPSWLPICPRPYGQLNSGTVVLNPSRALAHKVIDYLNTTDISSFAFPDQDLLSALFKGKWKALSWYYNALKTLRVLHPQEWDDNEVRCLHYILPEKPWKTRDLPADDPYRGLNSLWWVRFEEMVRSLDAKDKELVISTVVAL, encoded by the exons ATGCCTCAACGTATTCGAGCCGCATATGTGACATTGCTGACGAAAATTGACTATTTGGCTGGGGTTCTTGTCCTTCATCAATCGCTCGAGGCTGTCGCATCTAGGTATCCCCTCGTGGTAATGGTGACTCCCACCGTTACTGAAGAAGTTCGCAAAATTCTTCTCAAGCAAGGGATCAAACTGTTCGATGTCGAACATCTCATACCCAAAGAAAGCCGTCATACGCTCGCTGCGATTGACGCTCGGTTTAGCGACACATGGACCAAGCTGAG GGTATTCGGACTCGATGAGTTTGAG AGGGTCGTACTACTTGACGCGGATATGATCGTCATGAAGAATATGGACGAGCTGATGGATTTACCCTTAAAAGATGACGAAATCGCGGCCGCTCACGTCTGCGCCTGCAATCCGAGAAAGTTCCAGCATTATCCTGAGGACTG GATTCCCGAAAATTGCGCACACACCAGTGTGCAGCATCCATTggctcctcctccatcttgGTTACCTATATGTCCACGACCTTACGGTCAACTCAACTCGGGGACTGTAGTGCTGAATCCCTCACGTGCTTTGGCACACAAAGTTATCGACTACTTGAATACCACCGACATTAGCAGCTTCGCTTTCCCCGATCAGGACCTTCTTTCTGCACTCTTCAAAGGAAAATGGAAGGCCCTCAGTTGGTATTATAACGCACTCAAGACTTTGAGGGTACTCCATCCGCAAGAGTGGGATGATAATGAAGTCCGTTGCCTCCATTACATCCTCCCAGAGAAGCCTTGGAAAACGAGAGACTTACCGGCCGACGATCCGTATCGTGGATTGAACTCTTTGTGGTGGGTTAGGTTCGAGGAAATGGTCAGAAGTTTGGATGCGAAGGATAAAGAATTGGTGATCTCCACAGTTGTGGCGCTCTGA
- the KAE1 gene encoding putative tRNA threonylcarbamoyladenosine biosynthesis protein kae1, producing the protein MPGKLRKSSPLKNSDRPYLALGLEGSANKLGAGIIKHAGDGSSSVLSNVRHTYITPPGEGFQPKDTATHHREWAMKVIEDCLDQADVSMHDLDCICFTKGPGMGAPLQSVALVARTLSLLFDKPLVGVNHCVGHIEMGREITGAQNPVVLYVSGGNTQVIAYSRQCYRIFGETLDIAVGNCLDRFARVIGLPNDPSPGYNIEQEAKKGKRLLPLPYATKGMDISLSGILSCVEAYTYDKAFRPNPILADLEVENVITPADLCFSLQETVFAMLVEITERAMAHIGSKEVLIVGGVGCTL; encoded by the exons ATGCCCGGAAAACTACGCAAATCATCTCCACTCAAAAACTCAG ATCGACCATACCTCGCTCTCGGGCTCGAAGGTTCCGCGAACAAGCTGGGTGCAGGAATCATCAAACACGCTGGAGACGGCTCTAGTTCGGTTTTGTCAAACGTCAGACATACATACATAACACCTCCTGGAGAAGGATTTCAGCCGAAGGATACGGCAACACATCATCGAGAATGGGCGATGAAAGTGATCGAAGACTGCCTTGACCAGGCTGATGTATCTATGCATGACCTGGATTGTATATGTTTTACCAAAG GTCCCGGTATGGGAGCTCCCTTGCAGTCTGTGGCACTGGTTGCACGCACGCTATCCTTATTGTTTGACAAGCCTCTGGTTGGTGTCAATCATTGTGTCGGAC ATATCGAAATGGGTAGAGAAATTACTGGCGCTCAGAATCCAGTCGTCTTGTATGTGTCGGGCGGAAACACCCAAGTCATTGCATATTCGAGGCAATGTTATCGAATTTTTGGCGAGACGTTGGACATCGCGGTAGGAAACTGCCTGGATCGTTTTGCCCGCGTGATAGGGCTTCCGAATGACCCAAGTCCAGGCTATAATATCGAGCAAGAAGCTAAGAA AGGCAAGAGactcctccccctcccttACGCTACCAAGGGAATGGATATTAGTCTGTCTGGTATCCTGAGCTGCGTTGAAGCCTACACATACGACAAAGCATTTCGTCCAAACCCCATTCTAGCGGACTTGGAGGTTGAAAATGTCATCACACCTGCCGATCTTTGCTTCTCTTTGCAGGAGACTGTATTCGCTATGCTCGTCGAGATTACGGAGCGCGCCATGGCACACATAGGAAGTAAGGAGGTGCTCATCGTCGGGGGAGTCGGTTGTACGTT GTAA
- a CDS encoding uncharacterized protein (BUSCO:EOG09260K24), with protein sequence MPGTTTDNIDDIDYSDIEAKYRVEYDDSFDNTLIVDNIPLIDKSKLEKLLVKICKEFSRKGASIKPDDIVMPWDDSTGKNKGYLFIDFRNADEANLALTAMNNHPFDSKHTFNVNRFTDVEKYAEMDETYVEPENEEFIPREHLRSWLADPQGRDQYVIYRAEEVEIHWHGKPSQCELAHKPGWGGFLYVAWSPLGTYMATLHKQGVRLWGGENWSPQQRFAHPFVKLIDFSPCEQHLVTWSNEPIHVPEGALQGPQYFSPEDEGNNIAVWDIRTGHLLRTFSTGPEHDTPVNGVKRQMQWPALKWSPDDKFVARVTSGQMISAYELPGMGLHGKKSLKIDGVVDFEWCPFSDKDRDEFEKATTNGTGSKGGKKAPENMLVYWTPEVSNQPARVTLLSFPSRTILRQKNLFNVSECKLYWQNQGDFLCVKVDRHTKTKKSIFCNLEIFRVREKDFPVEVVELKDTVTDFSWEPKGERFAIVSTSDPNLGNSGAGITIKTDVSFYQLDHGKNDFKLLKTLTNRTSNAIRWSPRGRHVVLATVGSSTKSELEFWDLDFNREDAARGEGQVAKEDWGNSIQHLGTADHYGVTDVEWDPSGRYLATSASAWTHTLENGYAIWDFRGQELMKQIQDRFKQFIWRPRPRTLLTKEQQKQIRKNLREYSRAFDEEDQRESETVNTEQLALRRRLVDEWNAWRARCKKDLAEQRLEKSQDLESEEDKEEIEVWVEDVIETIEEEVAE encoded by the exons ATGCCTGGAACGACAACAGACAATATCGACGATATTGATTACTCAGACATAGAGGCAAA ATATCGTGTAGAATACGATGACAGTTTCGACAACACACTCATCGTTGACAATATTCCACTAATTGACAAGTCAAAGCTCGAGAAGCTTTTGGTGAAAATATGCAAAGAATTCTCTCGCAAAGGTGCTTCAATCAAACCAGACGATATCGTCATGCCTTGGGACGACTCAACTGGGAAGAATAAAGG CTATCTCTTCATCGACTTTCGAAATGCAGATGAGGCTAATCTTGCACTTACGGCCATGAACAACCATCCTTTCGATTCCAAACATACCTTCAACGTTAACCGTTTCACCGACGTAGAAAAATAtgcagaaatggatgaaaCTTACGTCGAACCCGAGAATGAAGAGTTTATTCCCAGA GAACATCTCAGGTCCTGGTTAGCTGATCCTCAAGGCCGTGATCAGTACGTCATCTACCGGGCAGAGGAGGTTGAGATTCATTGGCATGGAAAACCCTCTCAGTGTGAACTTGCCCATAAACCA GGCTGGGGTGGCTTTTTGTATGTGGCGTGGTCTCCCCTCGGAACTTATATGGCCACGCTTCATAAGCAAGGTGTTCGTCTATGGGGAGGTGAGAACTGGAGCCCACAGCAGCGATTTGCACACCCGTTCGTTAAGCTCATCGATTTCTCACCCTGCGAGCAACACCTTGTCACCTGGTCCAACGAGCCCATACATGTCCCTGAAGGTGCACTTCAAGGGCCTCAATACTTCTCACCGGAAGACGAGGGGAATAACATTGCAGTTTGGGATATCAGAACCGGCCATCTCCTTCGTACTTTCTCTACAGGTCCCGAGCACGATACCCCGGTCAACGGGGTTAAAAGGCAAATGCAGTGGCCAGCATTGAAATGGAGTCCCGACGACAAGTTTGTCGCGCGAGTAACTTCGGGTCAGATGATTAGTGCCTACGAACTGCCGGGTATGGGCCTTCATGGGAAGAAAAGCTTGAAGATTGATGGTGTTGTCGACTTTGAGTGGTGCCCCTTCAGTGACAAAGATAGGGATGAGTTCGAGAAGGCAACGACTAACGGAACCGGTAGCAAAGGCGGCAAGAAGGCTCCCGAGAACATGTTGGTTTACTGGACCCCCGAAGTATCCAATCAGCCCGCGCGAGTTACACTCCTTAGCTTCCCAAGCCGGACTATCCTTCGACAAAAGAACCTCTTTAATGTTTCTGAG TGCAAGCTGTATTGGCAGAATCAAGGAGATTTCCTTTGTGTCAAGGTAGACCGACATACGAAAACAAAAAAGTCAATCTTCTGTAACTTGGAGATATTTAGAGTTCGCGAGAAGGACTTCCCGGTTGAAGTTGTGGAACTAAAGG ATACCGTGACTGACTTTTCATGGGAACCGAAGGGTGAACGATTTGCCATCGTCTCTACCAGTGATCCCAACCTTGGAAATTCGGGTGCTGGGATTACAATCAAAACTGACGTCAGTTTCTATCAACTGGACCATGGCAAAAATGACTTCAAGCTACTGA AAACTTTAACAAACCGTACAAGTAACGCCATCCGATGGTCCCCTCGCGGTCGCCATGTCGTCCTTGCTACGGTTGGTTCATCGACGAAGTCGGAACTAGAGTTTTGGGATCTTGACTTCAATCGTGAAGATGCTGCCCGTGGAGAAGGCCAAGTAGCAAAAGAAGATTGGGGCAATAGTATTCAACATCTCGGAACAGCCGATCATTACGGTGTGACAGACGTGGAATGGGATCCCAGTGGGCGTTATCTAGCGACCAGTGCGAGCGCGTGGACGCACACG CTCGAAAACGGTTACGCAATATGGGACTTCCGCGGGCAGGAACTAATGAAACAAATTCAAGATCGTTTTAAACAGTTCATCTGGCGGCCTCGTCCCCGCACGCTTCTGACCAAGGAGCAACAGAAGCAAATACGCAAGAACCTGCGAGAATACAGCCGTGCTTTCGATGAGGAAGATCAACGGGAAAGTGAGACCGTGAACACTGAGCAACTCGCTCTACGCCGCAGACTTGTCGATGAGTGGAACGCTTGGCGGGCTCGTTGCAAGAAAGACCTTGCCGAGCAGCGGTTGGAAAAGTCCCAAGATCTAGAATCGGAGGAGGACAAAGAGGAAATTGAGGTGTGGGTTGAAGATGTGATTGAAACGATTGAGGAGGAAGTAGCCGAATGA
- a CDS encoding uncharacterized protein (BUSCO:EOG092653O3) yields MMSDTLLPGQPIPLPKGPTPKLGTGIYTKDSQARASLVGITTYQGSTLTISRVRPHPPSPNSIVLGSITRLSPSQALLSISVVDGVPLPPGEEFTGVIRSQDVRATEKDKVKIGACFRGGDVVRGLVISLGDARSYFVTTARNDLGVIFATSEAGATMEPVSWQEMRCPKTGNIEKRKCAKPEGL; encoded by the exons ATGATGTCGGACACTCTACTTCCTGGTCAACCCATTCCTCTGCCCAAAGGTCCCACACCTAAACTTGGAACTGGAATATATACGAAGGATTCGCAAGCAAGGGCAAGTCTGGTGGGTATTACGACCTACCAAGGATCT ACGCTGACTATTTCGCGTGTACGACCTCACCCACCCTCTCCCAACTCTATTGTGCTCGGCTCGATCACACGATTATCCCCATCGCAAGCACTGCTGTCAATATCAGTTGTCGATGGAGTTCCATTACCACCCGGAGAAGAATTCACTGGCGTTATTCGTTCGCAAGATGTCAGAGCGACAGAAAAAGACAAAGTCAAAATTGGAGCTTGCTTCAGGGGAGGAGATGTAGTCCGTGGTCTTGTT ATTTCTCTGGGAGATGCACGAAGTTACTTCGTTACGACGGCACGAAACGACCTTGGAGTGATTTTTGCGACAAGTGAAGCTG GTGCAACGATGGAACCAGTTTCATGGCAG GAAATGCGGTGTCCCAAGACCGGTAATATCGAGAAACGCAAATGTGCTAAACCTGAAGGTCTATGA
- a CDS encoding uncharacterized protein (BUSCO:EOG09263M8W), protein MDPTTSSSTHSRSRSKSILPTSSSNADRQGYIDYVIGIALLLVVVFLWTSSSFITQAIFEGGYEKAFLVTYLNTSTFALYIIPHLVKRGVRHYTHRPPHGSNDEYEPLRTEVEALSPEEFNTRIPHLSDPEALPPLTTKETARLAAIFCFFWFVANWSINIAVDYTSVASATVLASMSGFFTMIIGRLFRVEVLTLMKVGAVLISIGGTILVALSDNKDLKLPYPTALMKSVDERPRPLLLGDALALTSALFYAIYTITLKVGIKSESRIDMKLFFGFVGIFNIITLWPLAILLHVTGMEKFELPSNRKEIGGLLINMAITWSSDYLYVFAMLKTSPLVVTVGFSLTMPLAVVGDFFLGRPVPLPVIAGALLVLASVVLVGVEDARMLRKLGKEAEERTALDDGLTGDVELDTPVDHH, encoded by the exons ATGGATCCGACGACCTCCTCATCCACACACTCTCGCAGCCGTTCCAAGTCCATTCTTCCGACCTCATCATCAAATGCTGACCGCCAGGGGTACATCGACTATGTGATAGGAATCGCTCTGCTGCTCGTTGTCGTCTTCCTTTGGACGTCTTCGAGCTTTATAACTCAG GCTATATTTGAAGGCGGATATGAAAAGGCATTTCT GGTAACCTATCTAAATACCAGCACATTCGCGTTGTACATTATACCTCATCTCGTCAAGCGGGGTGTCCGCCATTACACCCACCGACCCCCCCATGGTTCAAATG ATGAGTACGAACCGTTAAGGACCGAAGTGGAGGCATTATCTCCAGAGGAG TTCAATACGCGAATACCCCATCTATCCGATCCAGAAGCTTTACCACCCCTGACCACCAAAGAGACTGCGAGGCTGGCTGCTatcttttgttttttttg GTTCGTGGCAAACTGGTCAATAAATATTGCTGTGGATTATACCAGCGTAGCCAGTGCTACGGTGCTTGCCAGCATGAGTG GATTCTTCACCATGATTATCGGCAGATTGTTCAGAGTTGAAGTTTTGACGTTGATGAAGGTTGGTGCGGTTCTAATAAG CATTGGAGGGACTATACTGGTTGCGCTTTCTGACAATAAGGATTTGAAGCTTCCCTACCCAACTGCGTTAATGAAGTCTGTTGATGAACGTCCGCGACCCTTGCTGCTGGGAGATGCATTGGCGTTGACATCTGCCTTGTTTTACGCGATTTACACAATAACGCTGAAAGTGGGGATCAAGTCGGAGTCGCGTATCGATATGAAATTATTCTTTGGATTTGTTGGCATTTTCAACATCATAACCCTGTGGCCGCTGGCTATTCTCCTGCACGTAACCGGGATGGAAAAGTTCGAGCTCCCATCGAACCGTAAAGAGATAGGAGGTCTTTTGATCAAT ATGGCGATAACATGGTCGAGCGACTACCTTTACGTATTTGCTATGTTAAAGACCTCTCCGTTGGTTGTTACCGTCGGATTTAGTCTTACCATGCCACTTGCTGTCGTTGGGGATTTCTTCTTAGGGAGGCCTGTGCCATTACCAGTTATAGCCGGTGCATTGCTCGTTCTGGCGAGCGTTGTTTTGGTAGGAGTGGAAGATGCCCGTATGTTGAGGAAACTAGGGAAAGAGGCAGAAGAACGGACTGCCTTGGATGATGGTCTAACGGGGGACGTCGAGCTGGATACGCCTGTAGATCATCATTAG
- the KAE1 gene encoding putative tRNA threonylcarbamoyladenosine biosynthesis protein kae1, variant 2 (BUSCO:EOG0926347W): MPGKLRKSSPLKNSDRPYLALGLEGSANKLGAGIIKHAGDGSSSVLSNVRHTYITPPGEGFQPKDTATHHREWAMKVIEDCLDQADVSMHDLDCICFTKGPGMGAPLQSVALVARTLSLLFDKPLVGVNHCVGHIEMGREITGAQNPVVLYVSGGNTQVIAYSRQCYRIFGETLDIAVGNCLDRFARVIGLPNDPSPGYNIEQEAKKGKRLLPLPYATKGMDISLSGILSCVEAYTYDKAFRPNPILADLEVENVITPADLCFSLQETVFAMLVEITERAMAHIGSKEVLIVGGVGCNERLQEMMDVMAQERGGQVFATDERFCIDNGIMIAQAGLLSYRMGFRTPLVKTTCTQRFRTDQVHIAWRA; the protein is encoded by the exons ATGCCCGGAAAACTACGCAAATCATCTCCACTCAAAAACTCAG ATCGACCATACCTCGCTCTCGGGCTCGAAGGTTCCGCGAACAAGCTGGGTGCAGGAATCATCAAACACGCTGGAGACGGCTCTAGTTCGGTTTTGTCAAACGTCAGACATACATACATAACACCTCCTGGAGAAGGATTTCAGCCGAAGGATACGGCAACACATCATCGAGAATGGGCGATGAAAGTGATCGAAGACTGCCTTGACCAGGCTGATGTATCTATGCATGACCTGGATTGTATATGTTTTACCAAAG GTCCCGGTATGGGAGCTCCCTTGCAGTCTGTGGCACTGGTTGCACGCACGCTATCCTTATTGTTTGACAAGCCTCTGGTTGGTGTCAATCATTGTGTCGGAC ATATCGAAATGGGTAGAGAAATTACTGGCGCTCAGAATCCAGTCGTCTTGTATGTGTCGGGCGGAAACACCCAAGTCATTGCATATTCGAGGCAATGTTATCGAATTTTTGGCGAGACGTTGGACATCGCGGTAGGAAACTGCCTGGATCGTTTTGCCCGCGTGATAGGGCTTCCGAATGACCCAAGTCCAGGCTATAATATCGAGCAAGAAGCTAAGAA AGGCAAGAGactcctccccctcccttACGCTACCAAGGGAATGGATATTAGTCTGTCTGGTATCCTGAGCTGCGTTGAAGCCTACACATACGACAAAGCATTTCGTCCAAACCCCATTCTAGCGGACTTGGAGGTTGAAAATGTCATCACACCTGCCGATCTTTGCTTCTCTTTGCAGGAGACTGTATTCGCTATGCTCGTCGAGATTACGGAGCGCGCCATGGCACACATAGGAAGTAAGGAGGTGCTCATCGTCGGGGGAGTCGGTT GTAATGAACGATTACAGGAAATGATGGATGTGATGGCCCAAGAGCGAGGGGGTCAGGTTTTTGCTACGGATGAGAG GTTCTGTATTGACAACGGCATAATGATAGCTCAGGCAGGTTTGCTGAGCTATCGAATGGGTTTCAGAACTCCCTTAGTCAAGACCACTTGCACACAACG GTTCCGTACGGACCAAGTGCACATTGCCTGGAGAGCGTAA